Within Dysgonomonas mossii, the genomic segment GAAGTCGTTCAATCCGATGCAGATATGAAGGACTACGATACGACATAAGCATAGTTGTCAATGTTTGAATATCGAGATATACAGGCTTACCTACAGCTTCACTTGTATGAGTAAGCCTGTCTTTATCATTTTTAACTAAGCCAAACGCTCCCCTATTCCATTCTGCAATCGAATCGGAAACTACAAAGTGGAAAGGAGTAAATACATCCAGGTTTTTAAACGGAAAATTATTAAGAAATTCAATCACATCAACTATTCTAGCCATATAATAAGGTTCGATTGTCTCTTGTATCTGTCCATCATCCAAAAAGAAGTGAAGAGGATCATTCTTGTATATATTTCCTTGTACCTCTTCTATCATTGAGTAATGAGCATAGACAAAATTCCATAGGCCTATTCTTGCTTCTTGATTTAGATATATAATATCTTTGATATGAAATATATCTTCTTCTATCCAATATAAGATATATCCTTGCGGAATGTCATCTTTATCATAATAAACAGCCGCGGTTCTTTCCTCTTCATTTTCCCATCTCCAATATTCCTCCCACTCTTGTGTAGCTCGTATTAAAGCCCCGTGGTTGCTCCGTGCAAATTTATCATAGACCGAGATTACATCCGGATGGTTAACAGATAATCTTTCAGCAAAGCCTTTTACCGCAATGTTTTTGGGTATCTGGCTATCTTTTATTGTAAAAGTCAAATGATCGGACATTATCTCCCACCCTTTACGCCGATAATAAGGGATAGAATAGGGATACAGATAAGAGATCCATTGTCCTTTATTTTTCATTATTTGTAGACCTGATTTTATGAGATCATTCATCAAACCAAGGTTTGCATATTCAGGATATGTGCCTACTCCTGTTAACCCTCCCATTGAAAATATTTTTCCATGAATATTTACTTGACAGGGATAAATGCATAATTGAGAGATTAGCTGATCATCATTAAACCATCCAATAACATCTGCATTCTTGAGAATGGGACGTTTAGACTTTACAATCTCGCCATCCTTATATCCACTTTGCAGGATATCGTTATTAGTTACCTGAAATACATAACGCAACAGTTCATTAAATTGGTCTATATATTCTAAGCCAAAAGGTTTTAAGATTAAACGCTCCCTTATTTTGTTTCTTTCCATAACTGGAATTATGTTATTTATACAAAGATCTTAAGTCTTCTTATTTAACAGGATACAGAAAAAAAATGTTTACATTATATCTACACTGTAAGAGGACAAAAATAAATAAATATTCCGATCTCTTTCCTTTAAACTTAGCCTAATTAGCCCATTCTGCATTTACTAATATCGGAAAATGATCTGATGGAAATTTACCAATATTATAAGTATCAGTTAACATTCTCCATCTTTTTGTCTTAAAGTGTTTACTGAAATAGATATGATCCAATATTTCGTTGTTGCTTATAATAGCTCTATCTAAATTGTCTAATTCTTCAAGAGGCTTTCCCCAAGCATTATATGACGAGTTATTGGCATACCGTTGTTCAACATCATAATAGGTATCTCTTAACACTCCCGAGTTATTAAGAAGCTGAGCCCAAGAACTATCCATTCCTCCATTTAGGTCTCCCATAAATATCACGGGATTATCCCCTACTATTTGTTTGATTTTTGTCAATATCAATTTACTACTTTCGTTGCGTGCATAATCTTTTTCATAATCATAATGAGCACTGAAAACGAAGAAGCTCTTACCTGATTTGATATCCTGTAATTCAACCCATGTACAAATACGATTGCAACAAGGAGCATTCCAACTTTTAGAAGGTACATCAGGGGTTGCAGACAACCAGAAGTCTCCATTACTCAGTAATCTGTATTTGTCTGTTTTGTAAAATATTGCGGAATGCTCCCCTTGTCCGTTACCATCTCTTCCCTCCCCGTAATAATCATAACCGGGTAGAGCAACTTTCATATCCTTTAATTGATTCGGTAAAGCTTCCTGAGTTCCAAAGAAATCAAAATCGTGATACTGTACTAACTTAGCAATATACGGAAAGCGATCTTTCCACATATTACCCACATCGGATGAATTGTCATTTCTAACATTATACGTTCCGACATTAAATTTTTGTGCATTTAGAGTAAGGGCAGTCATGAATAATACTGCACTAATAAAAATTTGTTTCATTATTAAATTAATTTGAGAATTAAAGGTAATAAGTAAATATAATTTCTTGATGATATATTCTCAGATTATAACTTTCTATAACGGTTTATGCAATAGAACTGATAAAAAAACTTATATATCGATACATATGATAAACTATGTTATTATGAGTTGTAACCAATCATCAGAGTTGGTGCACTTGATACAAACTACACTTTTATCACTTAAATAAATGTAACAAATTCTCCATCTCAGCCCAATATATATGAGTATATCCTGCAATTACATTTTTGTAGCGTAATAGCTTTGTATCTACGGGAACCTCCTTTGCATTATACTGCTGTGTTATACTTTCCATGTTATTTTCAATATGTGAATAATGAAATTCGTGTCCTCTAATAGTTATACTATTATATTCAAATTGACGGTATCCTAATTTAAGCTTCATGTTTTCCATTGAAGCCTTTTGCTTGAAAATATCTACCATTGGATATTCTATACCATCTTTATCTGCGATAGATGAAGACAGATACATCATTCCACCACATTCTGCAAGAATATTACCTCCATTTTCCGCATAATCCTTAATAGCCTTATGTAGCAGTTTATTTTCGCTTAGCTGTTTTGCATATAATTCAGGATATCCTCCCGGGAAATAAACAAAATCTGACTTTGGCAAATATTTGTCTGTTAAAGGACTAAAGAAGGTCACCTCTCCTATTTTTCTTAAATATTCTATATTTTCATGATACATAAAATTGAAAACTTCGTCGGCGGCAACTGCTATTTTCAGATTCCGAGAAGCATGTTCGTTAATTCGCTGCGGTTCTGAATTTCCTAACTCAACTTGCGTATATGATAACAATCTATCAATATCAATATGTTTTTCTACAATTGATGCGGCAATATTAGCAAAGTCATCTAAAAGAAAATTTTGATCGATACTTAATCCCAAATGACGTGAAGGCACACTTAGATTTTCATTTTTAGGCAGATAACCTAGTGGAACTATACCAACATCGTGGCAAGCATCCGAGAGAAATTTATAATGGCTCTCGGAACCAACATAGTTAAAAATTACTCCTATGAGATTTATCTTTTCATAAAACTTTTTGAATCCATACAATAATGGAGCTGCTGAATATGC encodes:
- a CDS encoding endonuclease/exonuclease/phosphatase family protein produces the protein MKQIFISAVLFMTALTLNAQKFNVGTYNVRNDNSSDVGNMWKDRFPYIAKLVQYHDFDFFGTQEALPNQLKDMKVALPGYDYYGEGRDGNGQGEHSAIFYKTDKYRLLSNGDFWLSATPDVPSKSWNAPCCNRICTWVELQDIKSGKSFFVFSAHYDYEKDYARNESSKLILTKIKQIVGDNPVIFMGDLNGGMDSSWAQLLNNSGVLRDTYYDVEQRYANNSSYNAWGKPLEELDNLDRAIISNNEILDHIYFSKHFKTKRWRMLTDTYNIGKFPSDHFPILVNAEWAN
- a CDS encoding GNAT family N-acetyltransferase translates to MERNKIRERLILKPFGLEYIDQFNELLRYVFQVTNNDILQSGYKDGEIVKSKRPILKNADVIGWFNDDQLISQLCIYPCQVNIHGKIFSMGGLTGVGTYPEYANLGLMNDLIKSGLQIMKNKGQWISYLYPYSIPYYRRKGWEIMSDHLTFTIKDSQIPKNIAVKGFAERLSVNHPDVISVYDKFARSNHGALIRATQEWEEYWRWENEEERTAAVYYDKDDIPQGYILYWIEEDIFHIKDIIYLNQEARIGLWNFVYAHYSMIEEVQGNIYKNDPLHFFLDDGQIQETIEPYYMARIVDVIEFLNNFPFKNLDVFTPFHFVVSDSIAEWNRGAFGLVKNDKDRLTHTSEAVGKPVYLDIQTLTTMLMSYRSPSYLHRIERLQADNDIVEVLEQIIPDNQPYFSDYF
- a CDS encoding cobyrinate a,c-diamide synthase, translated to MKVISRFLIAAPSSGSGKTTVTLGLLRALKNRGLMVQPFKCGPDYIDTKYHDMASGNKSVNLDLFLSSENHVRYLYSKYASGNDACITEGVMGLFDGYDKMKGSSAEIAGLLDIPVVMVINAKSMAYSAAPLLYGFKKFYEKINLIGVIFNYVGSESHYKFLSDACHDVGIVPLGYLPKNENLSVPSRHLGLSIDQNFLLDDFANIAASIVEKHIDIDRLLSYTQVELGNSEPQRINEHASRNLKIAVAADEVFNFMYHENIEYLRKIGEVTFFSPLTDKYLPKSDFVYFPGGYPELYAKQLSENKLLHKAIKDYAENGGNILAECGGMMYLSSSIADKDGIEYPMVDIFKQKASMENMKLKLGYRQFEYNSITIRGHEFHYSHIENNMESITQQYNAKEVPVDTKLLRYKNVIAGYTHIYWAEMENLLHLFK